A single window of Ananas comosus cultivar F153 linkage group 17, ASM154086v1, whole genome shotgun sequence DNA harbors:
- the LOC109722775 gene encoding cyclic nucleotide-gated cation channel beta-1-like has protein sequence MVNLLLRGLPLKPHGIHSQYLTPILPSPRPKSMAEEPSPRALRRAEEVEEEEEEEEEEEEEEEEEEEEAVVAPTTSSSTNIYPESWLQLGLGPSRPPPTPTPSPAGSRPAALQLFAEMPLQPAPSRSAQIATPEAGFLRLMPQSADPNRIAGRSSSGGGAWQATPSPTVDTAQSDIMVVIPPPRPQAGVWVVLQAAENQGREPSLPQIPRSYLRIKDGRMPVRLLIKYIVEKLGLEDESQVEITCRGHRLPPFLTLQQVRDDVWRPRETVSSQSQQPDSSSTTQLMTLHYSRSL, from the exons ATGGTGAACCTCCTCCTCCGGGGTCTACCCCTCAAACCCCATGGGATCCACTCCCAGTACCTGACCCCAATTCTCCCTTCTCCCCGGCCCAAATCCATGGCGGAAGAGCCCTCCCCACGCGCCCTTCGCCGAGCAGAAgaggtggaggaagaggaggaggaggaggaagaagaagaagaagaagaagaagaagaggaggaggaagcagTAGTAGCGCCCACCACGAGCAGTAGCACTAACATCTACCCCGAATCTTGGCTCCAGCTGGGCCTCGGCCCGTCGCGCCCGCCGCCCACTCCTACGCCGTCGCCGGCAGGTAGTCGACCCGCTGCGCTCCAGCTGTTCGCCGAAATGCCGCTGCAGCCGGCGCCCTCCCGTTCGGCGCAGATTGCGACGCCGGAAGCCGGCTTTCTGCGGTTAATGCCGCAGTCGGCGGATCCGAATCGAATTGCCGGCCGTAgtagcagcggcggcggcgcctggCAGGCGACGCCGTCGCCGACCGTCGACACTGCTCAGTCCGATATTATGGTGGTGattccgccgccgcggccgcagGCCGGAGTTTGGGTGGTCCTTCAGGCCGCAGAAAATCA GGGGAGAGAGCCATCCTTGCCTCAGATACCCAGGAGCTACTTGAGGATCAA gGATGGGAGAATGCCAGTTAGGTTGCTGATCAAATACATAGTGGAGAAGCTGGGACTTGAGGATGAATCCCAG GTAGAAATTACGTGTCGAGGACACAGGCTTCCGCCCTTCCTAACATTACAACAAGTTCGCGACGACGTATGGCGCCCGCGGGAGACGGTGTCGTCGCAGTCGCAGCAACCGGACTCGTCGAGCACGACGCAGTTGATGACTTTGCATTACAGTAGAagcttgtag